AAGCAGAAGGAACCGATCCGCTTGAACTCACTCCCCCTCTGTATGAAGTCATAGATCTCAGCGCTCTGGAGAGCCTCTTCACCGACGGCAAGACACTTGGAAAGGTCGTTTTCAACTACAACGATTACGAGGTCAGCGTGTTCTCTGATGGGTATATTTCGGTTGAAAACAACGGTGTATAACTGAATTCGATCTTCTGTAGCACATTATTGATGGATCGCCCTCTTGCGATTTTGCTCGCAGATCACTGAATCGAGAACTGGCTAAAGAGCTGGTCACTCAACTGATTGTGGTTCTCCGTTTGAGCCGACGATCCGGATCAACAATCTCCGCTAGAAGAGCGAACTGAATTTACTTACTGGTTGCCTTGGTTGAGCTGGTCAGATTAGAGCGCAATCGTATGCTGGAGTCAATCTCTCGATACAGTACTGAGTGATTTGCCAGCACACCGATTATTGGGCTATCGGTGATGAGCTCGTCGGAGGGCATCAGCGGTTGCAGTCCCGGAAATCCGGATGTACTTCTGGGCTGTTGCAAGGTCGCTCCACCCCATCAGTGCTTGGAGTAGGACGGGGGCGACGCCTTTGTACGCGTGGTGGCTGGCCGCGGTAGCACGCAGGCAGTGCGGATAGATACGACCAGTGGGTCGACTGTCGGCGACTTCCTGGACGCGTCGGTTGATCGTTGACCGCAACCGTGGGAAGCCATCGTTGCGATTCGCAAACCGCTCGACACAGAGCTCAATCCGCAGCGATAGGTCGAAGGGAATTGATCGAGCTGAGGCGACGGTCTTGGGGTGCTAACGGGAGGCGATGGCGTCGGCTTCAGTGAGCACGTCGTTATGGGCAGCTTCTTGCCGGGCCTGTCGCTAGCAGTATCCACACTCACAGGGCTCATGCCTTGGGATGCGGATGAGCTTACGATTCCAATCCACCAAGCGATCCGGAAGTGCGCGATTTCGCCGGCCCGAAGACCGAGGCGATCACTGAGCAGACAGATGAACCGCGCCTCAAAGTCCCTCGGGGCCGGTAGGTCCCAACAGGCCTCCAGTAGGAGGTCGAACTCGCGGTCGTTCAGAACATCCTCGTGGGAGTGACGGGTGGTCAACGCCTGACGATGCCGGTCAGCCCATTCATCATTCGACGTTTGGTGATGGTCCATCCAACCCTGACGAGGGGTCAGGAACAAGGTAGTCCCGTCAGAATGTCGGCAACAAATAGCATACGTCCTGCATAGAGGGCGCGTATCACGCAGTCAAATTAACGATACATAGTAACTCCATCTTCGTAATTATCGTCGGGGTTGGACATTCGAAGAATTCCTGAATGGGTTTGCATAGATCCTGATAGGGCCTCTTGACAAATCCTCTCAGCGAGGTCGTCATAGCTATCAAGTGGTGTCACTCACTTAATGAAAAGCCCAGTCCGTGTGAAAATGTCGTACGGTGATGTAGGCAGAGGCCTTATGAGGTACCATGTCAGCCACCGATCTCGACGTGTGTCTCGAACTGGTAGCCGATCGACGCCGACGGAATCTCATTCATCAGCTCCGGCACAATGGCAACGGACTGACGACGATCGATACCCTGGTCGACCGATTGGACCGGGGGGAACAAGGTGTCAGTAAGGACCGGCCCCCGAATCGAGAGGAACTCGCCATCCAGGTGTACCATACCCACCTACCCAAGCTAGCCGATCACGGCGTCGTCGAATACGATCCCGAACGCGGAACCGTTCAGTATCTGTCCGACGAGCGACTCGAAGCCGTTGTGGACTCGCTCCCAGGGAAGTGCCGCGACCGGAGCCGTAACTCCTAGACCATGGTCACGATAGTAGAACTCCAAATCCCAGCAACGGAGACACTGTTCGCGGAAGCCGTCGAGTGTGAACCATCTCTCGAACTGGAACTCGAACAGGTAGTAATGACGACGGGAATCCCGCTTCGAATCCGAGGACCGTCGAGAGAAGACGTAGAGAGGGCTCTCAGTTCGACGAGGTCTATCGAAAGATACGATCTGATCTCGAATCACGACAAAGAGTGGATCTACTCGATCCAGTGTGAGGAGGACTTTCAGATCTTGTCGTGGATCGTCGAGACAGGGGGAACGGTCCTCACAGCCACGCTTTCGGATGGGATCTGGTCGGTTCGATTGCGCTATACCGATCACGATAACGTCGAGGAGACAGTAAATCAGGTAAAGAGAAACGGTATAGAGATAGATATTACCGCGATCAGGAACATTTCAGGAGACGATCAAACTGAGGCCGGCCTCACGGATGAACAGTACGAAGCACTCAAGGTAGCGGTCGAATACGGCTATTTCGAGATTCCCCGACGGACTACTCTGATGGAGCTATCGGAACATCTCGATATCTCACATCAATCCCTTTCAGAGCGGCTCCGTCGCGCACAGAAAGGGTTACTGGCCACGAATTTACCCCAAGCAGGTACGGCTTCGGCTTCGGAAAGGGCCATCTAGTGTCGCTTCAGACCTGAATTGCTTGGGCGACGATCGGAGAACGTCCATCGGCCCACGGTCGTGCAATTCGTCGATGGCGTCGTACGCCCTGGTACGGGGCACCTCGGACACTTGGCTCACATCCCTCGCTGTTCCCGATCCAAGGCTTGCAAGTGCCACGTATGTCCGGGCGACATAGGTACTCAGCCCAAAGTGCTCGAGCTGCTCGATCGCAACGGACTGTGGGTCTTCGGAAGTATCGTTACTCATCTATCTGGTGGGTGTCGGCCCCGCTCGAACCCATCACGCGAGGTGGCGGGTCAGCACGCAAACAGTAATGTGGTTGGGACCATTCGTGTTCAGTTAACACTACCAGTAATATTCGTCGGTCAGGCCTTGCGCCAAACTCACCAGGTGAAAGGCCGATTTCGGCCGTTTTATCCACCCGGTCAGAGCACGAGACTCGGCAATTTGCCACACAGGGTCTTAACCGGACACAAATGGATCGGTGAGGTAAGCGTGTTTTCTACAACGACATTGCCGCACTGTTTAGCCTCTCAGAAGACCTTCACTGACGGACGGTGCAAAACACTCGCACTTCGTATCCAGAGCGGTCGATGCCCGCCGAAACAAAGACGGATCGCTACCTTTTCCGTGCCTTGATCATGAACTCCCTGTCGCGATCGATCAGTCGGCGCGACTCGAACCTGAGTCGCTCCAGCGTACCCTCTATATCGGACGGCACACCGCCATAATCCTCGACGGAGCGGCGACGCTCGCTCGATCGGTGGACCTCACAGTAGACGAGCCGGCAGCGATCGTCCACAAGCGCCTCTTCCATTCCCTCGATGACGAGTCCTTCAGCACCCTCGACGTCTATCTTGACGACCGTTGGTGGCGGGATGTCGTCGTTTGCGATCAGTTCGTTCCCGGTTCGAGTTGGGACAGTTATCGCACTCTCTCCGGGATCGGTTGCGAGCGACGCTTTCCCATCCCATTCCGTACGCGAGAACCACTGGTTGTCGAACTGCGCGGTGCCGGAGTCGTTCGATAGCGCACAGTCCAGCACGAAAGGGTTGGCGTCATTGTACGCGAGATTGGTTCGAAGCCGCGTTAGATTATCCGGCAACGGTTCGAAGGCGACGACCTGGTCCTCGGGCAGGACGTTGACGGCGAAACAACTGTAGAGCCCAATGTGCGCGCCGACATCCCAGAACACATCATCGGACTCGAACTCTGAGAGAACATCCTCAAGCATCGGTGACTCAAGCCGGAGAGATCGGTGA
This region of Halalkalicoccus sp. CGA53 genomic DNA includes:
- a CDS encoding helix-turn-helix domain-containing protein; protein product: MVTIVELQIPATETLFAEAVECEPSLELELEQVVMTTGIPLRIRGPSREDVERALSSTRSIERYDLISNHDKEWIYSIQCEEDFQILSWIVETGGTVLTATLSDGIWSVRLRYTDHDNVEETVNQVKRNGIEIDITAIRNISGDDQTEAGLTDEQYEALKVAVEYGYFEIPRRTTLMELSEHLDISHQSLSERLRRAQKGLLATNLPQAGTASASERAI
- a CDS encoding HalOD1 output domain-containing protein, encoding MSTITAEVADESYITQAVIGSIAEAEGTDPLELTPPLYEVIDLSALESLFTDGKTLGKVVFNYNDYEVSVFSDGYISVENNGV
- a CDS encoding FkbM family methyltransferase; the protein is MLEDVLSEFESDDVFWDVGAHIGLYSCFAVNVLPEDQVVAFEPLPDNLTRLRTNLAYNDANPFVLDCALSNDSGTAQFDNQWFSRTEWDGKASLATDPGESAITVPTRTGNELIANDDIPPPTVVKIDVEGAEGLVIEGMEEALVDDRCRLVYCEVHRSSERRRSVEDYGGVPSDIEGTLERLRFESRRLIDRDREFMIKARKR
- a CDS encoding DUF7344 domain-containing protein, coding for MSATDLDVCLELVADRRRRNLIHQLRHNGNGLTTIDTLVDRLDRGEQGVSKDRPPNREELAIQVYHTHLPKLADHGVVEYDPERGTVQYLSDERLEAVVDSLPGKCRDRSRNS
- a CDS encoding site-specific integrase, whose translation is MRSTINRRVQEVADSRPTGRIYPHCLRATAASHHAYKGVAPVLLQALMGWSDLATAQKYIRISGTATADALRRAHHR